The genomic DNA CGGCGGTGGCCGCCACCGGAGCGGCCGGCCCGTGCGCCCTGCCCCGGACCGAGGTGCACCACTCGCTGGGCGTGGGGGACTGGAACGACGCCTACCCGCGCCCCGACCACCCGCTCGACGCGGTCATGATCTTCCTCTCCTTCACGGACGCCCGCCCCGTCACCACCCCCGCCGAGCTGGCCGCCGACTACTTCCCGGCGACCACCCAGTTCTTCCAGCGTGCCTCGTACGGGAAGTTCACCCTGCGCCCGCACCCGCAGCGGCACTGGATCCAGATGCCCCGGAGCTCCACCGCCTACGGGATAAAGCGTGACTGGGACGACAGCCGGCGCAGCGAGTATCTGCGTGACGCGATCGCCGCGGCCGACGACCAGGTCGACTTCTCTAAGTACGACATCGTCTATCTGGTCGCCGACCCGGACGCCCCCGGCGTCGACTCCGATGCCACCAAGGTCGTCAACTTCGACCAGCCGCTGCACGCCGACGGTACGGACATCAGACGTGTCGTCACCGTTTTCGAACAGCACCCGCCGGACCGGAACGTGCTGGCCCACGAGACCGGGCACGTCTTCGACCTGCCGGACCTCTACCACCGGCCGACGGACGGCAAGGGCGACTGGGACACGTACGTCGGCGACTGGGACGTGATGGGCAGCCAGTTCGGTCTCGCGCCGGACCTGTTCGGCTGGCAGAAGTGGAAGCTGGGCTGGCTGGACCGCGGGCAGGTGGTGTGCATCCAGCGCAAGCAGGACATCACCCTGGAGTCGATGGCCGCCACCCCGGCACGTGGCGCGTCCCTCGGGACGCGGCTCGCGGTGATCAGGACCGGGGAAGGCGGCGTGGTGGCGATGGAGGCCCGCAGCGCCACCGGCAACGACCGGTCGACCTGCAGCGAAGGGGTGCTGATCTACCGGGTCCGCAACGGGACGTCGTCCGGCGGCGGGCCCATCCATGTCATCGACACCCACCCCCGCACCGACGCCTGCTGGGACCTGTCGGTCTACCCACCGCTCGCGGACGCCCCGCTGCGGGTCGGGGAGACGTACACCATTCCCGGTGAGCACACCAGGGTCGAGGTCGCGGACCGGACGCCGTCGGGTGCGTGGACGGTCAGGATCACCACCGGCACGTGAGCAACCGCTCCGGCGGCGGAACGAAGAAGCCCCCCGCTTGCGCGAGGGGCTTCTTCCGTCTGTGCGCCGCCAGGGACTCGAACCCCGGACCCGCTGATTAAGAGTCAGCTGCTCTAACCAACTGAGCTAGCGGCGCCTGCTGACGTCGTAGACCTTAGCATCCTGATCGGCGGGAGGAAAAATCGAATTCCTGGCCGTCGACGCGGGCGCCGAGCGTGTCACGCGTACGCAGGCCCAGAGAAGTACGTCGGGGCCCGGCAGCCACGGGTGACGGGTGTCGGGGGCGACCACCCACCGGGGCCCGGGAGAGGTGGAACCGCAGGCCAGGGGCGGGACGGTCACCGCGTCGCCGGTGCCGTGACAGAGCAGCGGCGGGAACCTGTCCGCCTGGTCGTCGGGCGCCTGCGGGTCGTGTTCCGTCACCGGCTCGGGGCGGTTGCCCCACTCCTCCCAGTCGAGCAGCGACGGCAGCCGCTGGGCGGTCCCGGGAGCGGCGAACAGCAGCATCCGCCCGCGGTGAGAGGCGACCGGACCGGAACCGGGCCCGTCGGCCCACAGGTGCTCCAGCATCCGTCGCCCGAAGAGCGCGGGCACATTGACCACGTCGAACGCGGAGCCGCACGGCAGCACACCGGGGGAGCCGGGGTGGGCCTGCCACTGGGTGAGCGTGGAGTGCGGGTAGGCCGTGGCGCCGGCGAGCCAGGCGGCGCCCGCCGCGGTGACCTGCGCGGTCTGATGCCCGGCTTGATTCCCGGGCTGAGGCCCGGCCTGGGCGTCGGTCCGGTCCCGCAGGGCGGCGAAGATGTCGACGCTGCGGTGGGACCCGGTGCCGGGGTACAGGGTCGATTGGTCTGGCAGCCATGCACTCATGTGCACCGGTCTACCGGGAGTGACGGTGCGGATTCCAAGAGTTGCCGGAAATCGGGACAGGGTGGTGGGGGGAGGAGTATCTTGCCCGCGGGCATATGCCAGCGGCTGTACCCGGAGTCAGCTCCGGGCAAGGGCCGGACGCTCCGGCATCACGGTCTGGCGCCGCCCAGCAGGCTCCGGCCGAATTCGACCATCTTCTTCGCGTAGTCCTCGGTCCACTCCGCGCGCTCCGCGATGTCCGCGGTGGTCAGCCGGTCGAACCGGCGCGGGTCGGCCAGCTGGGCAGCGGCGATCGCCTGGAACTCGACCGCGCGGTCGGTCGCGGCGCGGAATGCCAGGGTGAGCTCGGTGGCGCGGTCCAGCATCTCCTGCGGGTCGTCCATCGACTCCAGGTCGAAGAAGTGCTCGGGATCGGCGACCGCCGCCGACGGCTCGAAGAGCAGGGGCGCGGGGCGCAGCCGCTGCCGCTCGTTCCGCTCGGGTTGTGCCATGTGGTGTTCCTCCTTCGGTGGGCCCGACGGCCACCCTCTATTGTCCAACCCGCCGCAAGTGCGCTTCGGGGCGGTGCGCGGGTCCGGTGCGCGGGGGTGTGCACCAACACACCCCCGGGCGCGACGTGCGCCCCACGGTGGCCCATCGCGCACGGCCCGACGACGTTACG from Streptomyces sp. NBC_01707 includes the following:
- a CDS encoding M6 family metalloprotease domain-containing protein yields the protein MERPSPRGVLAGLIALLALAAISLVAGPAVAATGAAGPCALPRTEVHHSLGVGDWNDAYPRPDHPLDAVMIFLSFTDARPVTTPAELAADYFPATTQFFQRASYGKFTLRPHPQRHWIQMPRSSTAYGIKRDWDDSRRSEYLRDAIAAADDQVDFSKYDIVYLVADPDAPGVDSDATKVVNFDQPLHADGTDIRRVVTVFEQHPPDRNVLAHETGHVFDLPDLYHRPTDGKGDWDTYVGDWDVMGSQFGLAPDLFGWQKWKLGWLDRGQVVCIQRKQDITLESMAATPARGASLGTRLAVIRTGEGGVVAMEARSATGNDRSTCSEGVLIYRVRNGTSSGGGPIHVIDTHPRTDACWDLSVYPPLADAPLRVGETYTIPGEHTRVEVADRTPSGAWTVRITTGT